A window of the Methyloprofundus sp. genome harbors these coding sequences:
- a CDS encoding micrococcal nuclease — protein sequence MRTLTNGLQLLLLCLLSQLSQAAVFQWTDAQGRKHYSDSKQRNATEYTIRRDYSYYAVQKVYDGDTIQLIDGRKIRLLGINTPEVEHSRNEAQAGGDIAKQWLIQQLAGSKVRLEFDQEKQDKYHRYLAHIFTEQGLHINLELVRLGYASLNVFPPNLKYVAELLKAEQTAEALQVGIWKYADYVPKSASQLTKKNSSGWQRVWGRVESVKYTHKNVYLQLEDNFTVRLSNKNSQYFTDLNVLQGQQVEVRGWVRRYRQGYSMLLRHPSAMKTF from the coding sequence ATGAGAACGCTAACTAACGGATTACAATTGCTACTACTTTGTTTGCTGTCCCAGCTCAGCCAAGCTGCTGTATTTCAATGGACTGATGCACAAGGGCGCAAACATTATTCAGATAGCAAACAGCGTAATGCCACTGAATATACTATACGTAGAGATTATAGCTATTACGCTGTGCAGAAAGTTTACGATGGCGATACCATTCAATTAATTGATGGTCGTAAAATACGTTTGTTAGGCATTAATACACCCGAAGTAGAACATTCACGTAATGAGGCGCAGGCAGGTGGCGATATTGCCAAGCAATGGTTGATCCAGCAATTGGCAGGGAGCAAAGTTAGGTTGGAATTTGACCAAGAAAAACAAGATAAATACCACCGCTATTTGGCGCATATTTTTACCGAACAAGGCTTGCATATTAATCTTGAATTAGTGCGATTAGGCTACGCAAGTCTTAATGTTTTCCCTCCCAATTTAAAATATGTCGCTGAGTTATTAAAAGCAGAGCAGACAGCAGAAGCACTGCAAGTAGGTATTTGGAAGTATGCGGATTATGTACCTAAATCAGCTTCACAGCTAACCAAGAAAAATAGTAGTGGTTGGCAGCGGGTTTGGGGGCGAGTGGAATCTGTGAAATACACTCATAAAAATGTATATTTACAGTTAGAAGATAATTTTACGGTACGCCTTAGTAATAAGAATTCACAATATTTTACTGACCTCAACGTGTTGCAGGGGCAACAAGTTGAGGTGAGAGGTTGGGTACGGCGATATAGGCAAGGCTATTCTATGTTGCTGAGGCACCCAAGTGCCATGAAAACCTTTTAG
- a CDS encoding cysteine desulfuraseselenocysteine lyase, producing MRHPEFPLSPELIYINHAAVAPWPKRTSTAVKHFAEQNTEYGSSYYLDWLKKESLLRKQLQTLLNAPSVDDIALVKNTSEALSFVAYGLDWHAGDNIVSSDQEFPSNRIVWQSLANQGVQFREADLASTASPEDALFALVDANTRLLTISSIQFTTGLRLDLDKIGQFCKQHNILFCVDAIQSLGAVEFDAQACQADFVMADGHKWMLGPEGLGVFYTTPTAREKLRLTQYGWHMMQNIHNYENKPWDIHPTAQRFECGSPNMLGIHAFSASLSLLLELGMPAVELSILENANYLMECIKKRKDLNLLTKQDTPLQSGIVVFKHKTIATETLYAYLQENGVVCAMRGGGIRFSAHFYNSKDELQRAITLIPTA from the coding sequence ATGCGCCACCCTGAGTTTCCTTTATCTCCTGAACTGATTTACATCAACCATGCAGCCGTTGCACCGTGGCCAAAACGTACCAGCACTGCAGTCAAACACTTTGCTGAACAAAACACCGAATACGGATCATCTTATTATTTGGATTGGCTAAAAAAAGAATCGTTATTGCGCAAACAATTACAAACTTTATTAAATGCACCAAGTGTTGATGATATTGCTTTAGTAAAGAATACCTCTGAAGCACTATCATTTGTTGCCTATGGTTTGGATTGGCATGCTGGTGATAATATTGTATCTAGTGATCAAGAATTTCCCTCTAATCGTATTGTTTGGCAGTCATTAGCGAATCAAGGCGTGCAATTTCGTGAAGCTGATTTAGCAAGTACGGCATCTCCTGAAGATGCATTGTTTGCATTGGTGGATGCAAATACACGCTTACTAACCATTAGTTCCATTCAATTTACGACTGGCTTACGCTTAGATCTAGATAAAATTGGCCAATTTTGTAAACAACATAATATTTTATTCTGTGTCGATGCCATTCAAAGTTTGGGTGCAGTAGAATTTGATGCACAGGCATGTCAAGCAGATTTTGTGATGGCCGATGGTCATAAATGGATGCTAGGCCCTGAAGGTTTGGGCGTGTTTTATACGACACCAACCGCTAGAGAAAAATTACGCCTAACTCAATATGGCTGGCATATGATGCAGAATATCCATAACTATGAGAATAAGCCTTGGGATATTCATCCAACAGCACAACGCTTTGAATGCGGCAGTCCCAATATGCTGGGTATTCATGCTTTTTCTGCTAGCTTATCCCTGTTATTGGAATTAGGTATGCCAGCTGTAGAGTTATCTATATTAGAAAATGCTAACTACCTGATGGAGTGTATTAAGAAACGTAAAGACTTAAACCTGCTAACCAAACAAGATACACCGCTACAATCCGGTATTGTGGTGTTTAAACATAAGACTATTGCTACAGAAACCTTATATGCGTATTTGCAAGAAAATGGTGTGGTTTGTGCTATGCGTGGAGGCGGAATTCGTTTTTCGGCGCATTTTTATAATTCAAAAGATGAATTGCAACGAGCGATAACTTTAATTCCTACAGCATGA
- a CDS encoding zinc transporter, ZIP family yields MSGQATVSLFDKCHAKLEANTQYQKLQAMPSKQRWVVLAGLFIASQILVFGSLYLFFGSIAAIGLLASVLAGLATGLGALPAAFFKEVSNNVFNGLLGGAAGVMLAATSFSLLLPGIEYGNELWPDKGLWVVAAGMLLGALFLHLADSKLPHIHFNEGISDHTQSLQKIWLFIFAITIHNFPEGMSVGVSFGSGDMHNGIVLAIAIALQNIPEGLAVALPLVALGYNKWKAVGIATLTGLVEPIGGLLGITMVSVFSPLLPFAMGFAAGAMLFVISEEIIPETHSKGRSRYATFALMIGFIIMMALESLLG; encoded by the coding sequence ATGAGTGGTCAAGCAACAGTAAGCCTTTTTGATAAATGTCATGCAAAACTAGAGGCCAATACACAATACCAAAAGCTGCAAGCTATGCCGAGTAAACAACGTTGGGTGGTACTCGCAGGGCTATTTATAGCATCACAAATATTAGTGTTTGGCAGTTTATATTTATTCTTTGGCTCTATTGCTGCGATTGGTTTACTTGCTAGTGTTTTAGCCGGGTTGGCAACGGGTCTAGGTGCTTTACCTGCTGCTTTTTTTAAAGAAGTTTCCAATAATGTTTTTAATGGTTTACTAGGTGGTGCCGCAGGGGTCATGCTCGCAGCGACCTCTTTCTCTTTATTATTACCAGGTATAGAATATGGTAATGAGCTTTGGCCTGATAAAGGCTTATGGGTTGTGGCTGCCGGGATGTTATTGGGTGCTTTATTTTTACACTTAGCCGATAGTAAATTACCCCATATTCATTTTAATGAAGGCATCAGTGATCATACGCAATCCTTACAAAAGATTTGGTTGTTTATTTTTGCCATTACTATTCATAATTTCCCTGAAGGTATGTCAGTTGGCGTAAGTTTTGGCTCAGGTGATATGCATAACGGCATCGTGTTAGCCATTGCCATCGCTTTACAAAATATCCCGGAAGGCTTGGCTGTTGCCCTACCCTTAGTTGCTTTAGGCTATAACAAATGGAAAGCTGTAGGTATTGCAACCTTAACAGGACTGGTAGAACCTATTGGTGGATTGCTAGGTATTACCATGGTGTCGGTATTTTCACCCTTATTACCTTTTGCAATGGGCTTTGCTGCCGGCGCCATGCTATTTGTTATTTCAGAAGAAATTATCCCTGAAACGCACTCAAAAGGCCGCTCGCGTTATGCTACTTTTGCTTTAATGATTGGCTTTATTATTATGATGGCTTTAGAAAGTTTATTGGGTTAA
- a CDS encoding D-tyrosyl-tRNA(Tyr) deacylase, whose amino-acid sequence MITIIQRVSQAQVNIAGTEVGKIERGIMALVAVEKLDTEKSAQRLLERILNYRIFPDAEGRMNLSLQAIEGGLLLIPQFTLAADTNSGNRPSFTAAATPEHGKAIFNYFVEHAKSNYHSIALGQFGADMQVSLTNDGPVTFTLKV is encoded by the coding sequence ATGATTACAATTATTCAACGCGTTAGTCAGGCTCAAGTTAATATTGCAGGTACTGAAGTAGGCAAAATAGAGCGTGGTATTATGGCCTTAGTGGCTGTAGAAAAACTGGATACTGAAAAATCTGCACAGCGGCTGCTAGAGCGTATTTTAAATTATCGTATTTTCCCTGATGCAGAAGGTCGTATGAACTTGAGTTTGCAAGCTATTGAAGGTGGTTTATTACTGATACCACAATTTACTTTAGCAGCAGATACCAATTCCGGTAACCGACCTAGCTTTACTGCGGCAGCAACACCCGAGCACGGCAAAGCAATTTTTAATTATTTTGTAGAACACGCAAAAAGCAATTACCATAGTATTGCATTAGGGCAATTTGGTGCCGACATGCAAGTCTCACTGACTAACGATGGTCCGGTCACTTTTACCCTTAAAGTCTAG
- a CDS encoding orotidine-5'-phosphate decarboxylase: MTQQFISTKAIPTNERLIMALDFPSIPEAQAMVEKLGDSVVFYKVGMEIFMSGDYFAFIEWLKAKDKKIFVDLKFFDIPATVGRAIKALSSKGVDMATIHGNDSMMEAAAKDKGNLKVLAVTALTSLDRGDLDDLGFGCDVQQLVLSRAKRALNIGCDGIVSSGLEVPMIREKLDNKLLVITPGVRPVDNRVEDDQKRVVTVEQAFQNGADYIVIGRPIRDAEDCKAMAEKIQEQIASQF, encoded by the coding sequence ATGACCCAACAATTTATTTCAACTAAAGCCATTCCTACTAACGAGCGTTTAATTATGGCGCTAGACTTTCCCAGTATTCCTGAAGCACAGGCCATGGTTGAAAAGCTTGGTGATTCAGTCGTGTTTTATAAGGTCGGGATGGAAATATTTATGTCGGGCGACTATTTTGCTTTTATCGAATGGCTGAAAGCAAAAGATAAAAAGATCTTTGTTGATTTAAAGTTCTTTGATATTCCAGCGACTGTTGGTCGTGCCATTAAAGCCTTAAGTAGTAAAGGTGTTGATATGGCGACCATTCATGGTAATGATTCCATGATGGAAGCTGCCGCAAAAGACAAAGGCAACTTAAAAGTATTGGCAGTTACCGCCTTAACCAGCTTGGATCGAGGTGATTTGGATGATTTGGGCTTTGGCTGTGATGTGCAGCAATTGGTGTTATCTCGTGCAAAACGAGCTTTAAATATTGGTTGTGATGGTATTGTCTCTTCAGGGTTGGAAGTACCGATGATTCGTGAAAAACTAGACAATAAATTACTCGTGATTACACCAGGTGTACGTCCAGTTGATAATCGTGTGGAAGATGATCAAAAACGCGTGGTGACTGTTGAGCAAGCATTTCAAAATGGAGCTGATTATATCGTTATTGGTCGTCCCATTAGGGATGCCGAAGATTGCAAAGCGATGGCAGAAAAAATTCAAGAGCAGATTGCATCACAGTTTTAG